In one Streptomyces sp. NBC_01241 genomic region, the following are encoded:
- a CDS encoding radical SAM protein: MEQFPHVPREAVIKEDLLRGGLAFDESALSDNEGGDVKPKSYFIFSFDHGTLPELGAAALRRPPEEIVLTGGPYELRRTVVSVRVNPASPYRVAADGDGVLGLYLDGRRISDAGLPPMPDYYRHTLENGKSVMEVAPTIQWGYLVYLTVFRVCQYFGAKEECQYCDINHNWRQHKAAGRPYTGVKPVEEVLEALAIIDKYDTAKTSTAYTLTGGAITSHIGGRDEADFYGQYAKAIEERFPGRWIGKVVAQALPKADVQRFHDYGVQIYHPNYEVWDRRLFELYCPGKERYVGRDEWHRRILDSAEVFGPRNVIPNFVAGVEMAEPFGFTTVNEAIESTTEGLRFFMSHGITPRFTTWCPEPTTPLGKTNPDGAPLEYHIRLLDAYRATMEEYGLSSPPGYGPPGPGRAVFSVSSFMDSLPARPDVAQ, from the coding sequence ATGGAGCAGTTCCCGCACGTGCCCCGGGAAGCCGTCATCAAGGAGGATCTCCTGCGCGGCGGGTTGGCGTTCGACGAGTCCGCGCTCAGCGACAACGAGGGCGGCGACGTCAAGCCGAAGTCGTACTTCATCTTCTCGTTCGACCACGGCACACTCCCCGAGCTCGGCGCGGCCGCGCTCCGCCGCCCGCCGGAGGAGATCGTCCTCACCGGTGGCCCGTACGAGCTGCGCCGGACCGTGGTGTCGGTTCGGGTCAACCCGGCGTCCCCGTACCGCGTCGCTGCCGACGGCGACGGCGTACTCGGGCTGTACCTCGACGGCCGACGGATCTCCGACGCCGGCCTGCCGCCGATGCCGGACTACTACCGGCACACCCTTGAGAACGGCAAGTCTGTGATGGAGGTCGCGCCCACCATCCAGTGGGGCTACCTCGTCTATCTGACGGTCTTCCGGGTCTGCCAGTACTTCGGGGCGAAGGAGGAGTGCCAGTACTGCGACATCAACCACAACTGGCGCCAGCACAAGGCGGCGGGACGCCCGTACACCGGTGTGAAGCCGGTAGAGGAGGTCCTGGAGGCACTGGCCATCATCGACAAGTACGACACAGCCAAGACGTCGACCGCCTACACCCTCACCGGGGGCGCCATCACCTCCCACATCGGCGGCCGCGACGAGGCGGATTTCTACGGCCAGTACGCGAAGGCCATCGAGGAGCGCTTCCCCGGCCGCTGGATCGGCAAGGTGGTCGCCCAGGCCCTGCCCAAGGCCGATGTGCAGCGCTTCCACGACTACGGCGTCCAGATCTACCACCCCAACTACGAGGTGTGGGACCGTCGGCTGTTCGAGCTCTACTGCCCCGGCAAGGAGCGTTACGTGGGCCGTGACGAGTGGCACCGCCGCATTCTGGACTCCGCCGAGGTCTTCGGCCCCCGCAATGTCATCCCCAACTTCGTGGCGGGCGTAGAGATGGCCGAACCCTTCGGCTTCACCACGGTGAACGAGGCCATCGAATCGACCACCGAAGGCCTGCGGTTCTTCATGTCGCACGGCATCACGCCGCGCTTCACCACATGGTGCCCCGAGCCCACCACCCCACTCGGAAAGACCAACCCGGACGGAGCGCCGCTGGAGTACCACATCCGCCTGCTGGACGCCTACCGCGCAACGATGGAGGAGTACGGGCTCAGCTCGCCTCCCGGCTACGGCCCGCCCGGACCCGGTCGCGCCGTCTTCTCCGTCAGCTCGTTCATGGACAGCCTTCCGGCCCGTCCGGACGTCGCGCAGTGA